Proteins encoded by one window of Cydia fagiglandana chromosome Z, ilCydFagi1.1, whole genome shotgun sequence:
- the LOC134678108 gene encoding uncharacterized protein LOC134678108 — protein MNGGVRLQERRHFQFSYEENGDSNGMPVITLEVMSDSSNIELCPDGNSSDAPSSAPDVDSHHPAVHFLTIKKCHSEDISDNENLDDKEQEANENSKSRNELLEYMTRNDGSVVCKLCGEILQSRTHWYRHKYKRHVIQPLNPAPLFQCEQCLVFFKSRKGYIGHLSSRHSEILTDPSPVITRTVSEVPEKLPMSPVVVKREPEAEAAPSPAHPACQAPVKQTSTKTESKRLNKVNKDNRNKEDWEEKRYREEKLVADIIDRVKRECEAQGGNSGARRGYTRRTTVMHT, from the exons ATGAATGGAGGCGTGCGCCTACAGGAGAGACGAC ATTTCCAGTTTAGCTACGAGGAGAATGGCGACAGCAATGGCATGCCGGTAATAACTCTAGAAGTAATGTCAGACAGCTCCAACATCGAGCTCTGTCCCGACGGCAACTCCAGCGATGCGCCCTCCAGCGCGCCTGATGTCGACTCGCATCATCCCGCTGTTCACTTCTTAACTATAAAAAAATGTCATTCTGAAGACATTTCTGACAATGAAAACTTAGATGACAAGGAACAAGAGGCAAATGAAAATTCGAAGTCTAGAAACGAGCTCTTGGAGTACATGACTCGGAACGACGGCAGCGTAGTCTGCAAGCTGTGCGGCGAAATCCTGCAAAGCCGGACGCATTGGTACAGACACAAGTACAAACGGCACGTCATCCAGCCGTTGAATCCAGCGCCACTCTTCCAATGTGAACAATGTCTGGTGTTCTTTAAAAGCAGGAAAG GCTACATTGGGCACCTATCAAGCAGACATAGTGAGATTCTGACCGACCCAAGTCCCGTGATAACCCGAACAGTGTCCGAGGTACCGGAGAAGCTGCCTATGTCCCCCGTCGTGGTGAAACGCGAGCCGGAGGCCGAGGCTGCCCCGTCCCCAGCCCACCCCGCCTGCCAAGCCCCTGTTAAACAAACATCGACTAAAACTGAATCAAAGAGATTAAATAAGGTTAACAAAG ATAATCGAAATAAAGAAGATTGGGAAGAGAAGCGGTATAGAGAGGAGAAGTTGGTGGCAGACATCATAGACCGCGTCAAGAGAGAATGTGAGGCGCAGGGGGGCAacagcggcgcgcggcgcggctacACGCGGCGCACCACCGTCATGCACACGTAG
- the LOC134678990 gene encoding protein tramtrack, alpha isoform-like isoform X2, with protein sequence MASQRFCLRWNNHQSNMLSVFDQLLHAETFTDVTLAVDGQLLKAHKMVLSACSPYFQALFVNHQEKHPIVILKDVPYSDMKSLLDFMYRGEVSVDQERLTAFLKVAESLRIKGLTEVNEEKCDIPALTNSLIQQQQQTSASAHTPPPQLHRIHPYMQQKRPASGMPTGGAPPNLLMPLLGNALMQPKRKRGRPRKLSGSSSDALTTAASPPGEFIPESASHAASNRPGDQLIRGSPEMLEVKMSMDGFSAEDGATSGGEEAGEALLIDEGDDAHSTDAPMAGKDSESAGRASPDSEHKDVRYVHSPTNDGHGKIRVNPATQQTASTSGDGAYAEPLNNNQARPAVRRRIRRRANSASNDPAEQLTEMSVRGLNLFRYASVNEGVYQCTECAKENIQKTFKNKYSFQRHAFLYHEGQQRKVFPCPVCCKEFSRPDKMKNHMKTTHDCYVPKDCVYPPNAYFMLPGMEAQLPPGIKLEALGGAPHSSPDPAQV encoded by the exons ATGGCTTCACAAAGGTTTTGTTTGAGGTGGAATAACCACCAATCGAATATGCTGTCTGTATTTGACCAACTACTTCACGCTGAGACCTTCACGGACGTTACTCTAGCAGTAGATGGCCAGCTACTAAAAGCCCACAAGATGGTACTGTCAGCCTGCAGTCCATACTTTCAGGCTCTCTTCGTCAACCACCAGGAAAAACATCCGATCGTCATTTTAAAAGACGTTCCTTATTCAGACATGAAGAGTTTATTAGATTTCATGTACCGAGGGGAAGTGAGCGTCGACCAAGAGAGATTGACGGCATTCTTAAAAGTAGCTGAGAGCTTGAGAATAAAAGGACTCACTGAAGTAAACGAAGAAAAATGTGATATTCCAGCTCTTACAAATTCTTTAATTCAACAACAGCAACAAACTTCTGCCTCCGCCCACACCCCTCCTCCACAACTTCACCGAATACATCCATACATGCAACAAAAGAGACCAGCTTCAGGCATGCCGACTGGTGGAGCACCCCCAAATTTATTAATGCCTTTGCTCGGAAATGCTCTAATGCAGCCTAAAAGAAAAAGAGGCAGGCCGAGAAAATTAAGCGGCAGTTCGAGTGATGCCCTGACCACCGCTGCGAGTCCACCGGGAGAGTTCATACCCGAGTCAGCCTCCCACGCTGCTTCCAACCGGCCTGGCGATCAGTTAATTAGAGGATCGCCAGAAATGCTTGAAGTGAAAATGTCCATGGACGGTTTCAGTGCTGAGGACGGCGCAACATCGGGGGGCGAGGAGGCCGGGGAGGCGCTGCTTATCGACGAGGGCGACGACGCGCACTCCACGGACGCGCCAATGGCAGGGAAGGACTCCGAGTCTGCAG GGCGGGCATCTCCAGATTCAGAACATAAAGATGTAAGGTATGTCCATTCTCCGACGAACGACGGGCACGGAAAGATCCGCGTGAACCCGGCCACGCAGCAGACGGCGTCGACGTCGGGCGACGGCGCGTACGCCGAGCCGCTCAACAACAACCAGGCGCGGCCCGCCGTGCGCCGCCGCATCCGTCGCCGCGCCAATTCCGCCTCCAACGACCCCGCCGAGCAACTCACCGAGATGTCAGTCAGAGGGCTCAATCTTTTTAGATACGCCTCCGTTAACGAAGGAGTGTACCAATGCACCGAATGTGCCAAGGAGAACATACAAAAAACTttcaaaaataagtattcattccAGAGGCACGCTTTCCTTTACCACGAAGGGCAGCAGAGAAAAGTGTTTCCGTGTCCCGTCTGTTGCAAAGAATTCTCTAGACCGGACAAAATGAAAAACCATATGAAGACCACCCACGATTGTTACGTGCCAAAAGACTGCGTGTATCCGCCGAATGCGTACTTTATGTTGCCGGGGATGGAGGCGCAGCTGCCGCCGGGCATCAAGCTGGAGGCGCTGGGCGGCGCGCCGCACTCGTCGCCCGATCCAGCGCAGGTCTGA
- the LOC134678990 gene encoding protein tramtrack, beta isoform-like isoform X1 has protein sequence MASQRFCLRWNNHQSNMLSVFDQLLHAETFTDVTLAVDGQLLKAHKMVLSACSPYFQALFVNHQEKHPIVILKDVPYSDMKSLLDFMYRGEVSVDQERLTAFLKVAESLRIKGLTEVNEEKCDIPALTNSLIQQQQQTSASAHTPPPQLHRIHPYMQQKRPASGMPTGGAPPNLLMPLLGNALMQPKRKRGRPRKLSGSSSDALTTAASPPGEFIPESASHAASNRPGDQLIRGSPEMLEVKMSMDGFSAEDGATSGGEEAGEALLIDEGDDAHSTDAPMAGKDSESADPEKASKGELHQNNNSTNGPTLSIENGSIKQEPAADATDGYNEPIEYKYNPDRSRDNSNSRDDPIKDADDKNRLGRNLKPKNSKKLLPQMSKIRARNLFNQLSGLSNLNPALNNFDKFAPETVLMPALATQLFAAELEQNTLSLTNNEVADLAQTNWEHRIFPSPIRKNNMANLANYHEDTNESVRDYCIKEGENVFRCKICSRVYTHISNFCRHYVTSHKKDVKVFPCPICFKEFTRKDNMIAHLKIIHKNQSNANEQMAKQES, from the exons ATGGCTTCACAAAGGTTTTGTTTGAGGTGGAATAACCACCAATCGAATATGCTGTCTGTATTTGACCAACTACTTCACGCTGAGACCTTCACGGACGTTACTCTAGCAGTAGATGGCCAGCTACTAAAAGCCCACAAGATGGTACTGTCAGCCTGCAGTCCATACTTTCAGGCTCTCTTCGTCAACCACCAGGAAAAACATCCGATCGTCATTTTAAAAGACGTTCCTTATTCAGACATGAAGAGTTTATTAGATTTCATGTACCGAGGGGAAGTGAGCGTCGACCAAGAGAGATTGACGGCATTCTTAAAAGTAGCTGAGAGCTTGAGAATAAAAGGACTCACTGAAGTAAACGAAGAAAAATGTGATATTCCAGCTCTTACAAATTCTTTAATTCAACAACAGCAACAAACTTCTGCCTCCGCCCACACCCCTCCTCCACAACTTCACCGAATACATCCATACATGCAACAAAAGAGACCAGCTTCAGGCATGCCGACTGGTGGAGCACCCCCAAATTTATTAATGCCTTTGCTCGGAAATGCTCTAATGCAGCCTAAAAGAAAAAGAGGCAGGCCGAGAAAATTAAGCGGCAGTTCGAGTGATGCCCTGACCACCGCTGCGAGTCCACCGGGAGAGTTCATACCCGAGTCAGCCTCCCACGCTGCTTCCAACCGGCCTGGCGATCAGTTAATTAGAGGATCGCCAGAAATGCTTGAAGTGAAAATGTCCATGGACGGTTTCAGTGCTGAGGACGGCGCAACATCGGGGGGCGAGGAGGCCGGGGAGGCGCTGCTTATCGACGAGGGCGACGACGCGCACTCCACGGACGCGCCAATGGCAGGGAAGGACTCCGAGTCTGCAG ATCCCGAAAAAGCGTCAAAAGGAGAATTACACCAGAATAATAATTCAACAAACGGGCCGACCCTCTCTATCGAAAACGGATCCATTAAGCAGGAACCCGCGGCCGACGCCACCGACGGCTATAACGAACCTATCGAGTACAAGTACAACCCCGACAGGAGCCGCGATAACTCTAACTCACGGGATGATCCAATTAAAGACGCAGATGACAAGAACCGACTGGGCAGAAATTTAAAGCCAAAGAATAGTAAAAAACTACTACCCCAAATGTCAAAAATTAGAGCCCGAAACTTGTTCAATCAGCTCTCCGGCCTTTCCAACCTGAACCCCGCTCTTAACAATTTCGACAAGTTCGCACCCGAAACCGTGCTCATGCCAGCTCTTGCCACGCAGCTGTTCGCCGCCGAGCTCGAGCAGAACACTCTGAGCCTCACCAACAACGAGGTGGCCGACCTCGCCCAAACTAACTGGGAACATCGTATATTCCCTTCTCCTATAAGGAAAAATAATATGGCCAACTTGGCCAACTATCATGAGGACACTAACGAATCCGTTAGGGATTACTGCATCAAAGAGGGAGAAAATGTTTTCAGATGCAAAATTTGTTCTCGAGTTTATACTCACATTAGTAACTTCTGTCGGCATTACGTCACTTCGCACAAGAAGGACGTCAAAGTTTTTCCATGCCCTATTTGCTTCAAAGAGTTTACTAGAAAAGATAATATGATTGCGCATctaaaaataattcataaaaatCAATCTAACGCTAACGAGCAAATGGCTAAACAGGAGTCCTAA